One region of Oncorhynchus nerka isolate Pitt River linkage group LG22, Oner_Uvic_2.0, whole genome shotgun sequence genomic DNA includes:
- the kmt5aa gene encoding N-lysine methyltransferase KMT5A-A isoform X1 — translation MNGDMLLNSHSITLRNQNHSKSKSPALDEMTIKLIQEGKYTGRCSIQNDAQRQGDVARKLNSEAAFVLKLADREESHSQRPCRTEEHQAPQQLLHFSPVSCLHAPSEHSSPPAPSNITHTLLANSTAVHLANQRRDIRRKAKGKKSTLRMAESGNSQNRKVTDYYPIRRSSRKSRSELKCEQKKHIDDLIINGVEEGMEVQHIDGKGRGVFATQCFQKGQYVVEYHGDLLQITDAKTKEAEYALNPTTGCYMYYFQYICKTYCVDATKETGRMGRLINHSKNGNCQTKLHDINGIPHLILVASRDVDEGEELLYDYGDRSKSSIASHPWLKH, via the exons ATGAACGGG GACATGTTACTAAACagccactccatcactctccgaAACCAGAACCACAGCAAGTCCAAATCACCTGCCCTTGATGAGATGACCATCAAACTCATACAGGAGGGAAAGTACACAGGACGCTGCTCTATACAGAATGATGCACAGAGACAAGGTGAcg TAGCCAGGAAACTGAACTCTGAGGCGGCATTCGTCCTGAAGCTGGCGGATCGTGAGGAGAGCCACAGCCAGCGGCCCTGCAGGACAGAAGAGCACCAGGCCCCCCAGCAGCTTCTCCACTTCTCCCCAGTCTCCTGCCTCCACGCCCCATCCGAGCACTCCTCCCCTCCTGCCCCCAGTAACATCACCCACACCCTCCTCGCCAACAGCACCGCCGTTCACCTCGCCAACCAAAGGAGGGACATCCGACGCAAGGCCAAAGGAAAGAAGTCAACACTTAGAAT GGCAGAGAGCGGAAATTCCCAAAACCGCAAAGTAACAGACTACTATCCTATAAGGAGAAGCTCCAGGAAAAGCAGATCAGAGCTGAAG TGTGAACAAAAGAAACACATCGATGATCTGATCATAAATGGGGTCGAGGAAGGAATGGAG GTGCAGCATATTGATGGGAAGGGTCGAGGAGTGTTTGCCACCCAGTGTTTCCAGAAGGGCCAGTATGTAGTGGAGTACCATGGAGACCTGCTGCAGATCACTGATGCCAAAACAAAGGAGGCCGAATACGCTCTCAACCCTACCACCGGCTGCTACATGTACTACTTTCAGTATATCTGCAAAACCTACTG TGTGGACGCCACGAAAGAAACGGGTCGCATGGGTCGTCTGATCAACCACAGTAAGAACGGCAACTGTCAAACCAAACTCCATGATATCAACGGGATACCTCACCTCATCCTGGTGGCATCGCGAGACGTCGATGAGGGCGAGGAGCTGCTCTACGACTATGGCGACCGCAGCAAATCTTCCATCGCATCCCACCCCTGGCTTAAACATTGA
- the kmt5aa gene encoding N-lysine methyltransferase KMT5A-A isoform X2: MNGDMLLNSHSITLRNQNHSKSKSPALDEMTIKLIQEGKYTGRCSIQNDAQRQGDARKLNSEAAFVLKLADREESHSQRPCRTEEHQAPQQLLHFSPVSCLHAPSEHSSPPAPSNITHTLLANSTAVHLANQRRDIRRKAKGKKSTLRMAESGNSQNRKVTDYYPIRRSSRKSRSELKCEQKKHIDDLIINGVEEGMEVQHIDGKGRGVFATQCFQKGQYVVEYHGDLLQITDAKTKEAEYALNPTTGCYMYYFQYICKTYCVDATKETGRMGRLINHSKNGNCQTKLHDINGIPHLILVASRDVDEGEELLYDYGDRSKSSIASHPWLKH, translated from the exons ATGAACGGG GACATGTTACTAAACagccactccatcactctccgaAACCAGAACCACAGCAAGTCCAAATCACCTGCCCTTGATGAGATGACCATCAAACTCATACAGGAGGGAAAGTACACAGGACGCTGCTCTATACAGAATGATGCACAGAGACAAGGTGAcg CCAGGAAACTGAACTCTGAGGCGGCATTCGTCCTGAAGCTGGCGGATCGTGAGGAGAGCCACAGCCAGCGGCCCTGCAGGACAGAAGAGCACCAGGCCCCCCAGCAGCTTCTCCACTTCTCCCCAGTCTCCTGCCTCCACGCCCCATCCGAGCACTCCTCCCCTCCTGCCCCCAGTAACATCACCCACACCCTCCTCGCCAACAGCACCGCCGTTCACCTCGCCAACCAAAGGAGGGACATCCGACGCAAGGCCAAAGGAAAGAAGTCAACACTTAGAAT GGCAGAGAGCGGAAATTCCCAAAACCGCAAAGTAACAGACTACTATCCTATAAGGAGAAGCTCCAGGAAAAGCAGATCAGAGCTGAAG TGTGAACAAAAGAAACACATCGATGATCTGATCATAAATGGGGTCGAGGAAGGAATGGAG GTGCAGCATATTGATGGGAAGGGTCGAGGAGTGTTTGCCACCCAGTGTTTCCAGAAGGGCCAGTATGTAGTGGAGTACCATGGAGACCTGCTGCAGATCACTGATGCCAAAACAAAGGAGGCCGAATACGCTCTCAACCCTACCACCGGCTGCTACATGTACTACTTTCAGTATATCTGCAAAACCTACTG TGTGGACGCCACGAAAGAAACGGGTCGCATGGGTCGTCTGATCAACCACAGTAAGAACGGCAACTGTCAAACCAAACTCCATGATATCAACGGGATACCTCACCTCATCCTGGTGGCATCGCGAGACGTCGATGAGGGCGAGGAGCTGCTCTACGACTATGGCGACCGCAGCAAATCTTCCATCGCATCCCACCCCTGGCTTAAACATTGA
- the kmt5aa gene encoding N-lysine methyltransferase KMT5A-A isoform X4: MNGDMLLNSHSITLRNQNHSKSKSPALDEMTIKLIQEGKYTGRCSIQNDAQRQARKLNSEAAFVLKLADREESHSQRPCRTEEHQAPQQLLHFSPVSCLHAPSEHSSPPAPSNITHTLLANSTAVHLANQRRDIRRKAKGKKSTLRMAESGNSQNRKVTDYYPIRRSSRKSRSELKCEQKKHIDDLIINGVEEGMEVQHIDGKGRGVFATQCFQKGQYVVEYHGDLLQITDAKTKEAEYALNPTTGCYMYYFQYICKTYCVDATKETGRMGRLINHSKNGNCQTKLHDINGIPHLILVASRDVDEGEELLYDYGDRSKSSIASHPWLKH; encoded by the exons ATGAACGGG GACATGTTACTAAACagccactccatcactctccgaAACCAGAACCACAGCAAGTCCAAATCACCTGCCCTTGATGAGATGACCATCAAACTCATACAGGAGGGAAAGTACACAGGACGCTGCTCTATACAGAATGATGCACAGAGACAAG CCAGGAAACTGAACTCTGAGGCGGCATTCGTCCTGAAGCTGGCGGATCGTGAGGAGAGCCACAGCCAGCGGCCCTGCAGGACAGAAGAGCACCAGGCCCCCCAGCAGCTTCTCCACTTCTCCCCAGTCTCCTGCCTCCACGCCCCATCCGAGCACTCCTCCCCTCCTGCCCCCAGTAACATCACCCACACCCTCCTCGCCAACAGCACCGCCGTTCACCTCGCCAACCAAAGGAGGGACATCCGACGCAAGGCCAAAGGAAAGAAGTCAACACTTAGAAT GGCAGAGAGCGGAAATTCCCAAAACCGCAAAGTAACAGACTACTATCCTATAAGGAGAAGCTCCAGGAAAAGCAGATCAGAGCTGAAG TGTGAACAAAAGAAACACATCGATGATCTGATCATAAATGGGGTCGAGGAAGGAATGGAG GTGCAGCATATTGATGGGAAGGGTCGAGGAGTGTTTGCCACCCAGTGTTTCCAGAAGGGCCAGTATGTAGTGGAGTACCATGGAGACCTGCTGCAGATCACTGATGCCAAAACAAAGGAGGCCGAATACGCTCTCAACCCTACCACCGGCTGCTACATGTACTACTTTCAGTATATCTGCAAAACCTACTG TGTGGACGCCACGAAAGAAACGGGTCGCATGGGTCGTCTGATCAACCACAGTAAGAACGGCAACTGTCAAACCAAACTCCATGATATCAACGGGATACCTCACCTCATCCTGGTGGCATCGCGAGACGTCGATGAGGGCGAGGAGCTGCTCTACGACTATGGCGACCGCAGCAAATCTTCCATCGCATCCCACCCCTGGCTTAAACATTGA
- the kmt5aa gene encoding N-lysine methyltransferase KMT5A-A isoform X3: MNGDMLLNSHSITLRNQNHSKSKSPALDEMTIKLIQEGKYTGRCSIQNDAQRQVARKLNSEAAFVLKLADREESHSQRPCRTEEHQAPQQLLHFSPVSCLHAPSEHSSPPAPSNITHTLLANSTAVHLANQRRDIRRKAKGKKSTLRMAESGNSQNRKVTDYYPIRRSSRKSRSELKCEQKKHIDDLIINGVEEGMEVQHIDGKGRGVFATQCFQKGQYVVEYHGDLLQITDAKTKEAEYALNPTTGCYMYYFQYICKTYCVDATKETGRMGRLINHSKNGNCQTKLHDINGIPHLILVASRDVDEGEELLYDYGDRSKSSIASHPWLKH, translated from the exons ATGAACGGG GACATGTTACTAAACagccactccatcactctccgaAACCAGAACCACAGCAAGTCCAAATCACCTGCCCTTGATGAGATGACCATCAAACTCATACAGGAGGGAAAGTACACAGGACGCTGCTCTATACAGAATGATGCACAGAGACAAG TAGCCAGGAAACTGAACTCTGAGGCGGCATTCGTCCTGAAGCTGGCGGATCGTGAGGAGAGCCACAGCCAGCGGCCCTGCAGGACAGAAGAGCACCAGGCCCCCCAGCAGCTTCTCCACTTCTCCCCAGTCTCCTGCCTCCACGCCCCATCCGAGCACTCCTCCCCTCCTGCCCCCAGTAACATCACCCACACCCTCCTCGCCAACAGCACCGCCGTTCACCTCGCCAACCAAAGGAGGGACATCCGACGCAAGGCCAAAGGAAAGAAGTCAACACTTAGAAT GGCAGAGAGCGGAAATTCCCAAAACCGCAAAGTAACAGACTACTATCCTATAAGGAGAAGCTCCAGGAAAAGCAGATCAGAGCTGAAG TGTGAACAAAAGAAACACATCGATGATCTGATCATAAATGGGGTCGAGGAAGGAATGGAG GTGCAGCATATTGATGGGAAGGGTCGAGGAGTGTTTGCCACCCAGTGTTTCCAGAAGGGCCAGTATGTAGTGGAGTACCATGGAGACCTGCTGCAGATCACTGATGCCAAAACAAAGGAGGCCGAATACGCTCTCAACCCTACCACCGGCTGCTACATGTACTACTTTCAGTATATCTGCAAAACCTACTG TGTGGACGCCACGAAAGAAACGGGTCGCATGGGTCGTCTGATCAACCACAGTAAGAACGGCAACTGTCAAACCAAACTCCATGATATCAACGGGATACCTCACCTCATCCTGGTGGCATCGCGAGACGTCGATGAGGGCGAGGAGCTGCTCTACGACTATGGCGACCGCAGCAAATCTTCCATCGCATCCCACCCCTGGCTTAAACATTGA
- the kmt5aa gene encoding N-lysine methyltransferase KMT5A-A isoform X5: MNGDMLLNSHSITLRNQNHSKSKSPALDEMTIKLIQEGKYTGRCSIQNDAQRQGDVARKLNSEAAFVLKLADREESHSQRPCRTEEHQAPQQLLHFSPVSCLHAPSEHSSPPAPSNITHTLLANSTAVHLANQRRDIRRKAKGKKSTLRMAESGNSQNRKVTDYYPIRRSSRKSRSELKVQHIDGKGRGVFATQCFQKGQYVVEYHGDLLQITDAKTKEAEYALNPTTGCYMYYFQYICKTYCVDATKETGRMGRLINHSKNGNCQTKLHDINGIPHLILVASRDVDEGEELLYDYGDRSKSSIASHPWLKH, translated from the exons ATGAACGGG GACATGTTACTAAACagccactccatcactctccgaAACCAGAACCACAGCAAGTCCAAATCACCTGCCCTTGATGAGATGACCATCAAACTCATACAGGAGGGAAAGTACACAGGACGCTGCTCTATACAGAATGATGCACAGAGACAAGGTGAcg TAGCCAGGAAACTGAACTCTGAGGCGGCATTCGTCCTGAAGCTGGCGGATCGTGAGGAGAGCCACAGCCAGCGGCCCTGCAGGACAGAAGAGCACCAGGCCCCCCAGCAGCTTCTCCACTTCTCCCCAGTCTCCTGCCTCCACGCCCCATCCGAGCACTCCTCCCCTCCTGCCCCCAGTAACATCACCCACACCCTCCTCGCCAACAGCACCGCCGTTCACCTCGCCAACCAAAGGAGGGACATCCGACGCAAGGCCAAAGGAAAGAAGTCAACACTTAGAAT GGCAGAGAGCGGAAATTCCCAAAACCGCAAAGTAACAGACTACTATCCTATAAGGAGAAGCTCCAGGAAAAGCAGATCAGAGCTGAAG GTGCAGCATATTGATGGGAAGGGTCGAGGAGTGTTTGCCACCCAGTGTTTCCAGAAGGGCCAGTATGTAGTGGAGTACCATGGAGACCTGCTGCAGATCACTGATGCCAAAACAAAGGAGGCCGAATACGCTCTCAACCCTACCACCGGCTGCTACATGTACTACTTTCAGTATATCTGCAAAACCTACTG TGTGGACGCCACGAAAGAAACGGGTCGCATGGGTCGTCTGATCAACCACAGTAAGAACGGCAACTGTCAAACCAAACTCCATGATATCAACGGGATACCTCACCTCATCCTGGTGGCATCGCGAGACGTCGATGAGGGCGAGGAGCTGCTCTACGACTATGGCGACCGCAGCAAATCTTCCATCGCATCCCACCCCTGGCTTAAACATTGA